In Nakamurella antarctica, the following are encoded in one genomic region:
- a CDS encoding acetyl-CoA carboxylase biotin carboxylase subunit: MFDSLLVANRGEIARRVIRTAKAMGLRTIAVYSEADVDLPFVLEADEAVLIGPADPAQSYRNAEAVLAAALATGAAAIHPGYGFLSENTDFARAVVDAGLIWVGPSPEAITAMGDKIAARNAMQAAGVPVAPGSEDALNSAQAALDSAAEIGYPVMIKASAGGGGMGMAVVDSAAAMEAEYEKVTAFAGRLFGDSSVFVERYYPRVRHVEVQILGLADGTVLALGERDCSVQRRNQKVAEETPSPAVDDALRAQMLSAARKAGEAVDYRGAGTVEFLLAPETGEFFFLEMNTRLQVEHPITEAVLGIDLVQAQLRVAAGEPVDFDPATLVSRGHAIELRINAEDSKRFLPGPGVITEWEEPSGPGVRVDSGYANGTTVTPSYDSLMAKLIVHGSDRSDALRTLRAAVANFVVVGPKSNLAFHAELLDNEEFISGDYDTGIIARMRARK, translated from the coding sequence ATGTTCGACTCCCTGCTGGTAGCCAACCGCGGCGAAATCGCCAGACGCGTTATCCGCACGGCGAAGGCAATGGGCCTGCGCACGATCGCCGTGTACTCCGAAGCCGACGTAGATCTGCCCTTCGTCCTCGAAGCTGACGAAGCGGTGCTCATCGGTCCGGCCGACCCCGCGCAGTCCTATCGCAATGCTGAGGCGGTGCTGGCTGCGGCCCTCGCCACCGGGGCGGCTGCCATCCACCCCGGATACGGGTTCCTTTCCGAAAACACCGATTTCGCGCGCGCGGTAGTGGACGCCGGCCTGATCTGGGTGGGCCCGTCACCGGAGGCTATTACCGCCATGGGTGACAAGATCGCCGCCCGGAACGCCATGCAGGCCGCTGGCGTGCCGGTGGCACCAGGATCTGAGGATGCACTGAACAGCGCGCAAGCAGCCCTCGACTCAGCCGCTGAAATTGGCTACCCGGTGATGATCAAAGCCTCCGCCGGCGGTGGCGGAATGGGGATGGCCGTCGTTGACTCGGCGGCAGCGATGGAGGCCGAATACGAAAAGGTCACAGCGTTCGCCGGCCGGCTCTTCGGCGACTCCTCGGTCTTCGTGGAGCGGTACTACCCGCGGGTGCGTCATGTGGAGGTTCAAATCCTTGGCTTGGCCGACGGCACGGTACTGGCGCTGGGGGAGCGCGACTGCTCCGTGCAGCGTCGCAACCAAAAAGTCGCGGAGGAGACCCCCTCACCCGCGGTCGATGACGCGCTGCGCGCGCAGATGCTGAGCGCGGCCCGCAAGGCGGGCGAAGCTGTCGACTACCGCGGCGCTGGCACCGTCGAGTTTCTTCTCGCCCCGGAGACCGGCGAGTTCTTCTTCCTCGAAATGAACACCCGGCTGCAGGTGGAGCACCCCATTACCGAGGCCGTGCTCGGCATTGACTTGGTACAGGCGCAGCTCCGAGTCGCCGCTGGTGAGCCAGTGGACTTCGACCCGGCGACGCTCGTGTCTCGCGGGCACGCCATAGAACTACGGATCAATGCCGAGGATTCCAAAAGGTTTCTGCCGGGACCAGGCGTCATCACCGAGTGGGAGGAGCCCTCCGGCCCGGGTGTGCGGGTCGACTCCGGCTATGCCAATGGCACGACAGTAACTCCGTCCTACGATTCGCTCATGGCCAAGCTGATCGTGCACGGGAGTGATCGCTCCGACGCGCTGCGCACGCTCCGGGCTGCGGTGGCAAATTTCGTAGTGGTGGGGCCCAAGTCGAATCTTGCGTTCCACGCGGAGCTGCTAGACAACGAAGAGTTTATCTCGGGCGACTACGACACCGGAATCATTGCCCGGATGCGTGCTCGCAAGTGA
- the manA gene encoding mannose-6-phosphate isomerase, class I, which produces MELMRNRIRPYAWGSRTAIAELLGEPVPSAHPYAELWLGAHPGDPSQIDIDGAPTRLDTAIARDPELHLGAEAAHRFHDRLPFLLKVLAAEQPLSLQAHPSIIQAEQGYDQEDAQGIPLASPDRNYKDRFHKPELICALTPFEALCGFRDPAATVKVLAGLQVPELDHFLSLLSGQPDSDGVRALFSTLVTLPQTRMTQLLSAVLAGAVTAIGRGTPFEAEYRTALSLGERYPEDWGALASLMLNRLTLQPGEALYLPAGNLHAYLSGVGVEIMANSDNVLRGGLTPKHVDVPELVRILDFSAGDREVLTGEVRDGIEVYYQTPAPEFELSRLDLAGADVGAMITLASLGPQILLCTEGAVSVAHNDGSVLDLRRGQSAWIKARDRSVSVWGNGTIYRATVGRPGELTA; this is translated from the coding sequence GTGGAACTAATGCGCAACCGCATCCGGCCCTATGCCTGGGGATCCAGAACTGCGATCGCGGAACTCCTCGGTGAACCCGTCCCGTCTGCGCATCCGTATGCGGAACTCTGGTTGGGTGCTCATCCAGGCGACCCGTCCCAGATCGATATTGACGGTGCGCCAACGCGTCTGGACACAGCTATCGCACGTGACCCTGAGCTGCATCTGGGGGCGGAAGCCGCTCATCGATTCCATGACCGGTTACCGTTTCTCCTCAAAGTTCTTGCCGCAGAGCAGCCGCTCTCCTTGCAAGCGCACCCTTCGATCATTCAGGCAGAGCAAGGGTATGACCAAGAGGATGCCCAGGGGATCCCCCTCGCCAGCCCCGATCGGAACTACAAAGATCGGTTCCACAAGCCCGAGTTGATTTGCGCCCTCACTCCATTTGAGGCGCTGTGCGGTTTCCGGGATCCGGCGGCGACGGTGAAAGTCCTTGCGGGTCTGCAGGTCCCGGAGCTGGACCACTTCCTGTCGCTGTTGTCTGGGCAACCAGATTCCGACGGAGTGCGGGCCCTATTTTCCACCTTGGTCACGCTGCCGCAGACGCGGATGACGCAGTTGCTCAGCGCAGTGCTGGCAGGAGCTGTCACGGCGATTGGCCGGGGCACGCCGTTCGAGGCCGAGTACCGGACGGCTCTGAGTTTGGGGGAGCGGTACCCAGAGGATTGGGGTGCGCTGGCCAGCCTGATGCTGAACCGGCTCACGCTGCAGCCGGGGGAAGCGCTCTACCTTCCTGCTGGCAATTTGCACGCCTATCTCTCGGGTGTCGGCGTGGAGATCATGGCCAACTCCGACAATGTCCTTCGGGGCGGGTTGACCCCCAAGCATGTCGACGTGCCCGAACTTGTGCGCATCTTGGATTTCAGCGCGGGCGACCGCGAAGTGCTGACCGGGGAGGTACGCGATGGAATCGAGGTCTACTACCAGACCCCGGCACCAGAATTCGAATTGTCCCGGCTGGACCTGGCTGGCGCCGATGTTGGTGCGATGATCACGCTGGCAAGTCTGGGGCCGCAAATCCTTCTGTGCACCGAGGGGGCCGTGAGCGTGGCCCATAACGACGGATCGGTTCTGGACCTGCGCCGTGGGCAATCCGCATGGATCAAGGCCCGCGATCGGTCTGTCTCGGTGTGGGGCAATGGCACGATTTACCGGGCTACCGTAGGCCGACCCGGAGAACTCACCGCGTAG
- a CDS encoding Trm112 family protein: MATSPVNPLTAVLDPALLEVLACPAEHHAPLVLGTPDDALALALTCTECGRMFPVRDGIPVLLLDEAALPGGQVP, from the coding sequence ATGGCAACTTCTCCCGTGAACCCGCTCACCGCAGTTCTGGATCCTGCTCTTCTGGAGGTTCTCGCCTGCCCCGCGGAACATCACGCCCCGCTGGTCCTCGGCACCCCCGATGACGCGTTAGCTCTAGCCCTGACCTGCACCGAGTGCGGAAGAATGTTCCCGGTGCGGGATGGGATTCCGGTGTTATTGCTGGACGAGGCCGCGCTCCCCGGCGGCCAGGTGCCGTGA
- a CDS encoding phosphomannomutase/phosphoglucomutase, producing MSDTRTSGSSDTAGNRLRAIVKAYDVRGLVGVEFTEDAARALGVAFAHLVREDSADGGPGAVVMAYDMRESSPGLAAAFAGGVTGAGLNVINAGLGSTDLLYYASGILNLPGAMFTASHNPAEYNGIKFCRAGAVPVSSETGLVQVRDEAAAILDGAVVVPAATKGAIEERNLLTGYSQFLLNLVDLTHIRPLTVVVDAGNGMAGYTVPAVLGGLPLTIKELFFELDGSFPNHEANPLDPKNIVDLQAAVKAAGADIGLAFDGDADRCFVVDERGLPVSPSAITALVAERELAKHPGATILYNLITSRAVPEIVDAAGGTSVRTRVGHSFIKAEMARTGAIFGGEHSAHYYFADFFKADTGMLAALHVLAALGGQAGPLSALVADYDRYSASGEINSTVDDAPGKQQLIREFGAARDGEIDEMDGVTVTLPDGSWFNVRVSNTEPLLRLNVEAATTEQMATLRDELLAVIRS from the coding sequence ATGAGCGACACACGCACTTCAGGCTCGTCAGATACAGCTGGAAATCGGCTACGCGCGATCGTCAAGGCTTATGACGTACGCGGCCTGGTCGGCGTCGAATTCACCGAGGATGCCGCGAGGGCACTGGGCGTCGCCTTCGCCCACCTGGTGCGGGAAGATTCGGCTGACGGCGGGCCGGGCGCTGTGGTGATGGCCTACGACATGCGCGAATCTTCGCCGGGTCTGGCCGCGGCTTTTGCGGGCGGGGTCACCGGCGCGGGCCTGAACGTGATCAATGCAGGTCTCGGATCAACCGACCTGTTGTACTACGCGTCAGGAATCCTGAACCTTCCCGGCGCGATGTTCACCGCCTCGCACAATCCGGCGGAATACAACGGCATCAAGTTCTGCCGCGCCGGCGCCGTACCAGTTAGCTCCGAGACCGGCTTGGTTCAGGTTCGGGACGAGGCAGCCGCGATCTTGGACGGAGCCGTGGTGGTCCCAGCCGCCACCAAGGGCGCCATCGAGGAGCGGAACCTTCTCACCGGGTATTCGCAGTTTCTGCTGAACTTGGTGGATCTGACTCACATTCGTCCGCTGACGGTGGTGGTGGACGCGGGTAACGGCATGGCCGGTTACACAGTTCCGGCGGTTCTCGGTGGGTTGCCGCTGACGATCAAAGAGCTGTTTTTTGAGCTGGACGGCTCCTTCCCGAACCACGAGGCAAATCCGCTAGACCCGAAAAACATCGTCGACCTGCAGGCCGCCGTGAAAGCTGCCGGAGCAGATATTGGCCTCGCTTTCGACGGGGATGCGGACAGGTGTTTTGTAGTGGACGAACGAGGCCTCCCGGTCTCGCCATCGGCCATTACGGCGCTGGTAGCCGAGCGCGAGCTCGCGAAGCACCCGGGCGCCACCATCCTGTACAACCTCATTACCTCCCGAGCCGTACCGGAAATCGTGGATGCAGCCGGCGGTACCAGTGTTCGGACCAGAGTCGGTCATTCGTTTATCAAAGCCGAGATGGCCCGCACCGGCGCCATTTTCGGCGGGGAACACTCCGCGCATTACTACTTTGCGGACTTCTTCAAGGCCGACACCGGGATGTTGGCCGCATTGCACGTCCTTGCCGCACTGGGCGGACAGGCGGGGCCTCTCTCGGCTCTCGTCGCGGATTACGACCGGTACAGCGCTTCAGGGGAGATCAACTCGACCGTCGACGATGCGCCCGGGAAACAACAGCTAATCCGTGAGTTCGGCGCAGCACGCGATGGCGAGATCGACGAGATGGACGGTGTCACCGTTACGCTGCCGGATGGCAGCTGGTTCAATGTGCGCGTTTCAAACACTGAACCGCTGTTGCGGCTCAACGTGGAAGCGGCGACGACGGAGCAGATGGCGACGCTGCGGGATGAGTTGCTCGCCGTCATACGGTCCTGA
- a CDS encoding DUF3499 domain-containing protein, with amino-acid sequence MAHLRVAGVVRNRRCSRSGCINPAVATLTFAYAESTAVVGPLASAAEPHSYDLCSDHALGLTAPKGWEVVRPSAEFDLSSPNSDDLEALADAVREAGRAERSEPQEHTTGRRGHLRVLRFPEA; translated from the coding sequence ATGGCGCACCTTAGGGTGGCGGGTGTGGTGAGAAATCGACGGTGCTCGCGGAGCGGGTGCATCAACCCAGCTGTGGCGACCCTGACGTTTGCCTATGCCGAGTCGACTGCCGTCGTGGGGCCGCTCGCGTCTGCTGCCGAGCCGCATTCTTACGATTTGTGTTCTGATCATGCGCTTGGCCTGACCGCCCCCAAAGGGTGGGAAGTGGTCCGCCCCAGCGCGGAATTTGATCTCTCTTCGCCCAACTCCGACGACCTAGAGGCCTTGGCGGACGCTGTGCGGGAGGCTGGCCGCGCCGAACGCAGTGAGCCCCAGGAGCACACCACTGGTCGGCGTGGGCATTTGCGCGTATTGCGCTTTCCCGAGGCTTAG
- a CDS encoding GtrA family protein: MTNHDAPRPPAGMAGTPGPLLRLIRDQRIAFLLVGGFNTAIGAFFFILFQLILGDSRYLLVLLCAHICAVLCAFVLYRRFVFRVRGHLARDLARFELVNLTSLLINAALLTVAVSALTLPVLPSQLVITAGTMLISFFGHRGFSFRRTATEGKV, from the coding sequence ATGACGAATCACGACGCACCGCGGCCGCCAGCGGGGATGGCGGGCACACCTGGGCCGCTGCTGCGACTCATCCGGGATCAGCGCATCGCGTTCCTGCTCGTTGGCGGATTCAATACTGCGATCGGCGCGTTTTTCTTTATCCTTTTCCAGCTAATCCTCGGCGATTCCCGGTATCTTCTCGTGCTGCTGTGCGCCCACATCTGCGCGGTCCTCTGCGCCTTTGTTCTCTACCGCCGGTTCGTTTTCCGGGTCCGGGGTCACCTCGCGCGGGATCTAGCCCGGTTCGAGCTGGTGAACCTGACGTCGTTGCTCATCAACGCCGCGCTCCTGACGGTCGCCGTGAGCGCGCTTACCCTTCCGGTCCTACCCTCGCAACTGGTGATTACCGCAGGCACCATGCTGATCAGCTTCTTCGGCCACCGCGGCTTTTCCTTCCGGCGGACGGCGACCGAGGGGAAGGTGTAA
- a CDS encoding glycosyltransferase family 2 protein, producing MPRVSVVVPAYNSVRFIGATIDSILAQSYRDFHLYISDHSSTDGTWEELQRYAGHAQVTLSRLPTGGGAPANWNAVTAHASSDLIKLVCGDDLVYPDCLAVQVAAFDSHPGTVMVASARDIIDAAGMPMIRGRGLAGMTGPIRGRDAVRRTILAGVNIFGEPGCVLFDRSTLLDVGGWDARFPYLIDQATYTRVLLRGDLVAIPEPQAGFRINDDQWSVALAKSQSAQAKSFHRWVFETQPGILGTLDLLRGNAMATAMALARRAVSAWLRRSRSTTP from the coding sequence ATGCCTCGGGTTTCCGTCGTTGTTCCCGCCTACAACAGCGTTCGGTTTATTGGGGCCACGATCGACTCGATCCTGGCCCAGTCCTACCGGGACTTTCACCTTTACATCAGTGACCACAGTTCCACAGACGGGACCTGGGAGGAGCTGCAGCGTTATGCAGGTCACGCTCAGGTGACGCTGAGCAGATTGCCCACCGGCGGCGGAGCTCCCGCCAATTGGAACGCGGTAACGGCACACGCGAGTTCAGATCTGATCAAGTTGGTCTGCGGTGACGATCTGGTCTACCCGGATTGTCTCGCGGTACAGGTGGCCGCTTTCGATTCGCACCCCGGCACCGTCATGGTGGCGTCCGCGCGGGACATCATCGACGCTGCGGGGATGCCGATGATTCGCGGCCGTGGACTCGCCGGAATGACGGGCCCCATCAGGGGCCGCGACGCAGTCCGCCGCACCATCCTTGCGGGCGTCAATATCTTCGGTGAACCGGGCTGCGTCCTGTTCGACCGATCCACCTTGCTCGACGTGGGTGGATGGGATGCGAGATTCCCCTACCTCATCGACCAGGCGACCTACACTCGCGTGCTCCTCCGGGGAGATTTAGTAGCGATTCCAGAGCCGCAAGCGGGATTCCGGATCAACGACGATCAGTGGAGTGTCGCGCTGGCAAAATCCCAGTCCGCGCAGGCGAAGTCGTTTCACCGCTGGGTGTTTGAGACTCAACCAGGGATACTGGGCACTCTCGATTTGCTCAGGGGCAACGCGATGGCGACAGCGATGGCCCTAGCTCGTCGAGCGGTCTCCGCCTGGCTTCGACGATCCCGCTCAACCACACCGTAG
- a CDS encoding glycosyltransferase, giving the protein MDDTSGSGNAGQHTLSVVIPVYQGERTLNALLEEVAVYAQPVITPGGHRMRITEVLLVHDNGPDGSAAVMRNLAEQYDFVRPVWLSRNFGQHPATLAGMASAGGDWIVTLDEDGQHNPADIVRMLDVALDQRAAVVYAKPTNEPPHGFARNLASRTAKRALAGSAGANGASAVEFQSFRLMLGEIGRSVAAYAGSGVYLDVAMGWVAGRVATCEVELRAEGDRPSGYSMRSLGSHFWRMVLSSGTKGLRLVSILGAVFAVVGFVLALFVVISRLSGSHFVVQGWASLMVALLLVGGAILFSLGIIAEYIGVAVNMAMGKPLYLIVSDPQDGPLGRVDPHESHVLSD; this is encoded by the coding sequence GTGGACGACACCAGCGGGTCAGGCAATGCCGGGCAACACACTCTCTCCGTCGTCATACCCGTCTATCAGGGCGAACGAACCCTGAACGCTCTCCTCGAAGAAGTTGCGGTGTACGCGCAGCCGGTCATCACCCCCGGTGGCCACAGAATGCGAATCACCGAGGTGCTCCTCGTACACGACAACGGACCGGACGGGTCCGCAGCGGTGATGAGGAACCTTGCAGAGCAATACGACTTCGTCCGCCCGGTATGGCTGAGCCGTAATTTCGGCCAGCACCCGGCAACTCTCGCAGGGATGGCGTCCGCCGGCGGCGATTGGATTGTCACCCTCGACGAAGACGGTCAGCACAATCCGGCCGACATCGTCCGCATGCTGGATGTGGCCCTGGATCAGCGGGCTGCCGTCGTGTACGCGAAACCGACAAACGAGCCACCGCACGGGTTTGCGCGCAACCTTGCATCACGCACGGCTAAACGAGCGCTTGCAGGCTCTGCTGGGGCAAACGGTGCCTCAGCCGTTGAATTTCAAAGCTTTCGCCTCATGCTGGGTGAAATTGGACGCAGCGTAGCGGCCTATGCCGGATCGGGTGTGTACCTGGATGTGGCCATGGGCTGGGTCGCCGGAAGGGTGGCGACGTGCGAGGTCGAACTTCGCGCAGAGGGCGACCGACCGTCCGGATACTCGATGCGCTCGCTGGGTTCACATTTCTGGCGCATGGTCCTCTCCAGCGGAACCAAGGGCCTACGGCTCGTGAGTATTTTAGGAGCCGTCTTTGCCGTCGTCGGCTTCGTCCTGGCTCTATTCGTGGTGATTTCGCGGCTGTCCGGCTCACATTTCGTGGTCCAGGGGTGGGCGTCCTTGATGGTCGCGCTGCTGCTCGTCGGTGGCGCGATTTTGTTCTCACTGGGCATTATTGCCGAGTACATCGGTGTGGCCGTAAATATGGCGATGGGCAAACCGCTCTACCTGATCGTGAGCGATCCCCAGGACGGGCCGTTGGGGCGAGTGGATCCGCATGAAAGCCACGTACTCAGTGATTGA
- a CDS encoding NAD-dependent epimerase/dehydratase family protein has translation MKATYSVIDWVIGAGGLLGGALVKELRARSLGTVLTSSIPWENPRHAHAALTAGITTMLIAAADGPWRVSWCAGAGVTGTAAGALHAEVATFSRFLDTLHTQARLPWLGKVFLASSAGGVYSGAGVAPFTETDLGDPVSPYGVAKLACEKLATNFALVSGVPVVIGRIANLYGPGQDLAKPQGLISHLCRAHVTGQPISVYVSLDTLRDYLFVDDCAALIADSLDRLDDAAPGSATIKILASGHGVTIGALLGECRRIFKRAPRVVLGTSESAKFQVKDLRLRSVVWPDLDRRTLTPLPVGIGATVADMLLRRQHGS, from the coding sequence ATGAAAGCCACGTACTCAGTGATTGATTGGGTGATCGGGGCCGGTGGCCTTCTCGGCGGCGCGCTCGTCAAAGAACTGCGTGCTCGATCCCTCGGAACCGTACTCACCAGCAGCATCCCCTGGGAGAACCCCCGCCACGCTCATGCAGCTCTGACTGCGGGCATCACCACCATGCTGATCGCTGCGGCAGACGGACCGTGGCGGGTGTCCTGGTGCGCTGGCGCCGGTGTTACCGGCACCGCCGCGGGCGCCCTCCACGCCGAAGTCGCCACCTTCAGCCGATTCCTCGACACACTGCACACACAGGCCCGCCTGCCCTGGCTGGGAAAGGTATTCCTCGCCTCGTCGGCAGGCGGTGTGTACTCGGGTGCAGGCGTGGCACCCTTCACCGAAACCGACCTCGGCGACCCAGTTTCGCCGTACGGAGTCGCCAAGTTGGCCTGCGAAAAACTCGCTACAAATTTCGCACTGGTCTCCGGCGTCCCTGTCGTCATCGGCCGGATCGCTAATCTCTACGGGCCCGGCCAGGATCTCGCCAAGCCGCAGGGCCTAATCTCTCACCTGTGCCGCGCCCATGTGACGGGCCAGCCCATCTCCGTCTACGTCAGCCTCGATACATTGCGCGACTACCTTTTCGTCGATGACTGCGCCGCACTGATCGCTGATAGCCTCGACCGTCTCGATGACGCCGCCCCCGGCAGCGCCACCATCAAGATTTTGGCGAGCGGCCACGGCGTCACCATCGGGGCCCTACTCGGGGAATGCCGCCGAATTTTCAAACGAGCACCCAGAGTGGTGCTGGGCACCTCGGAGAGCGCGAAATTCCAAGTCAAGGATCTTCGGCTGCGCTCGGTGGTGTGGCCCGATCTTGACAGGCGCACTCTCACGCCACTGCCGGTGGGTATTGGAGCGACGGTCGCGGATATGTTGCTGCGTCGCCAGCACGGCTCGTAG
- a CDS encoding metallopeptidase family protein: protein MTTSGTQSGGPRAVQGDRVRRDRRGRGLRTPLLPADLPAARSRAEQFDQVVLSAVSALESRWPTELSTLEFAVDEVPIVSSEAIAPATDVILDGSVPLARFFAPGVDKRGKPTKARVVLYRRPLEVRAGDPSDLGDLVEEVLAEQVAAILGEPESEPEDEA from the coding sequence ATGACAACATCCGGAACACAGAGCGGTGGACCACGCGCGGTGCAGGGAGATCGAGTCCGACGTGATCGCCGTGGACGCGGTCTGCGGACCCCACTGCTCCCCGCCGACCTCCCAGCGGCGCGCTCGCGAGCCGAGCAGTTTGACCAAGTCGTATTAAGCGCGGTGTCCGCCCTCGAAAGCCGTTGGCCGACCGAGTTGTCAACACTCGAATTCGCCGTTGACGAAGTCCCCATCGTTTCCAGCGAGGCTATTGCGCCTGCCACCGATGTGATCTTGGACGGGAGTGTGCCGCTGGCTCGCTTCTTTGCACCCGGCGTTGACAAGCGAGGAAAGCCCACCAAAGCGCGTGTGGTTTTGTACAGGCGGCCGCTGGAGGTACGCGCGGGCGACCCCTCTGACCTCGGTGATCTTGTCGAAGAGGTGCTCGCGGAGCAGGTCGCGGCCATTCTTGGTGAGCCAGAGTCCGAACCAGAGGACGAGGCCTAG
- a CDS encoding WhiB family transcriptional regulator, with amino-acid sequence MSNHTELGMPLTGSALSGSVFAFPVTGLPVTGFPVTGEAGSDEPDWHGQALCAQTDPEAFFPEKGGSTRDAKKICTGCDVRAECLSYALANDERFGIWGGLSERERRRLKRLAS; translated from the coding sequence GTGTCGAACCACACGGAGCTGGGGATGCCGCTCACCGGCAGTGCTCTGTCGGGCTCGGTTTTCGCATTCCCGGTGACGGGTTTGCCTGTAACCGGTTTCCCGGTGACAGGGGAAGCGGGCAGCGACGAACCGGACTGGCACGGCCAAGCACTGTGCGCTCAAACCGATCCCGAGGCGTTCTTCCCGGAAAAAGGGGGATCCACCCGGGACGCCAAAAAAATCTGCACCGGTTGCGACGTTCGGGCCGAGTGCCTGAGCTACGCGTTGGCTAACGATGAGCGTTTCGGTATCTGGGGCGGGCTCTCAGAGCGCGAACGCCGTCGATTGAAGCGTCTCGCCAGCTAA
- a CDS encoding site-2 protease family protein → MTYNLAGKGSHPRPVWGRAAAGRLIFPGLVILTAGAALAAGQSVSPIGLWVFVLVLGGWVISLCLHEFGHAFLAHSGGDTSVRARGYLTLNPLKYTNTAMTFVIPVVILAIGGIPLPGGAVLIESHRLRSKAWQSTVSLVGPCVNLILGVLLTIAAHGVNNPLGYGLSFLALLQFVTAILNLLPVPGLDGFGVISPYLSEKTRAALRPITPWAPLLLIVILFSVPQAASVLFDAAGWLYHLCGGEQWAAAYGQNLFRFWR, encoded by the coding sequence GTGACCTACAACCTTGCCGGCAAAGGCTCGCACCCTCGCCCCGTGTGGGGTCGCGCTGCCGCAGGCCGATTGATATTTCCGGGCCTAGTGATCCTGACTGCGGGAGCCGCCCTCGCAGCAGGACAATCCGTATCTCCCATCGGACTCTGGGTGTTCGTCCTCGTCCTGGGAGGGTGGGTGATCAGCCTGTGTCTGCACGAGTTCGGCCACGCATTTCTTGCGCATTCCGGCGGCGATACGTCAGTGCGAGCCCGCGGCTACCTCACGCTGAATCCGCTCAAGTACACCAACACTGCGATGACCTTCGTGATCCCTGTCGTCATCCTCGCCATCGGGGGAATCCCGCTACCCGGCGGTGCAGTCCTCATCGAAAGCCACCGGTTGCGCTCGAAAGCTTGGCAATCCACCGTGTCGTTGGTGGGCCCATGCGTCAACCTGATTCTGGGGGTCCTGCTGACCATCGCTGCACACGGGGTGAACAATCCGCTCGGGTACGGACTGTCATTTTTGGCGCTCCTGCAGTTCGTCACCGCGATCCTGAATCTGCTGCCCGTACCAGGCCTTGACGGCTTCGGCGTCATTTCGCCGTATCTTTCGGAGAAGACACGTGCGGCCCTGCGGCCCATCACCCCGTGGGCGCCGCTGCTGCTGATCGTGATTCTGTTCTCGGTCCCGCAAGCAGCCAGCGTGCTTTTTGATGCCGCCGGGTGGCTCTACCATCTCTGCGGAGGTGAGCAGTGGGCGGCCGCCTACGGTCAGAATTTATTCCGCTTCTGGCGCTAA
- the cofD gene encoding 2-phospho-L-lactate transferase: MNITVLAGGVGGAKFLLGVKKYLGLEPFGPSPDGHPHQITAVVNTADDIRLHGVHIAADLDSCMYTLGGGADLERGWGRNDETWTTSAELAEYGGEAPWFNLGDKDFATHLMRTRMLDAGYPLSAVTQALCERWKPGVTLLPMTDERVETHVVVDLPGSTELVALHFQEWWIRYHAELPAMSITPIGAEQSRPGPGVLEAILTADLVLIAPSNPVVSIGTILAVPGIREALASTPAKIIGVSPIIGGAPVRGHADACLAAIGVETSAEGVGRHYGARSAGGLLDGWLIAEGDTAEIQGLAIGPIPLLMTDPLATAAMVEAAVAMAGILMLAGADSDDD; the protein is encoded by the coding sequence GTGAATATTACGGTTTTGGCAGGCGGCGTCGGCGGCGCTAAATTTCTCCTCGGAGTCAAAAAGTACTTGGGGCTGGAGCCCTTCGGCCCTTCGCCGGACGGCCATCCACACCAGATCACCGCGGTGGTCAACACCGCGGACGATATCCGCTTACACGGCGTGCACATAGCGGCGGACTTGGACTCGTGCATGTACACCCTGGGCGGCGGCGCCGATCTGGAGCGCGGCTGGGGCCGAAACGACGAAACATGGACCACCTCAGCGGAACTGGCCGAATACGGCGGCGAAGCCCCGTGGTTCAATCTGGGCGATAAGGACTTTGCCACCCACTTGATGCGCACCCGGATGCTCGACGCCGGGTATCCCCTCTCTGCGGTCACGCAGGCCCTGTGCGAGCGCTGGAAGCCCGGGGTAACGCTGCTACCGATGACAGATGAGCGGGTTGAAACGCACGTCGTCGTCGACCTTCCCGGCAGCACCGAATTGGTGGCACTGCATTTCCAAGAATGGTGGATTCGCTACCACGCAGAGCTGCCCGCCATGTCCATCACCCCCATCGGCGCCGAGCAATCGCGACCCGGTCCCGGCGTTCTCGAGGCCATTCTCACGGCAGACCTGGTGTTAATCGCCCCATCAAATCCCGTGGTGTCGATAGGAACGATTCTGGCCGTGCCTGGTATCCGCGAGGCCCTCGCCAGCACGCCGGCGAAGATCATCGGGGTCTCCCCCATCATCGGCGGCGCGCCTGTGCGGGGGCACGCCGATGCGTGCCTGGCTGCGATCGGCGTCGAGACTTCGGCGGAGGGGGTTGGACGCCATTACGGCGCACGTTCGGCCGGCGGGTTGCTTGACGGCTGGCTCATCGCTGAAGGAGATACTGCCGAGATCCAGGGCCTAGCAATAGGTCCCATCCCACTCCTCATGACGGATCCACTCGCCACCGCGGCAATGGTGGAGGCGGCGGTGGCAATGGCCGGGATTCTGATGTTGGCGGGCGCTGATTCCGACGATGACTGA